The following DNA comes from Vigna radiata var. radiata cultivar VC1973A chromosome 4, Vradiata_ver6, whole genome shotgun sequence.
aatgagCAGAAAAGGCCGAAGTTGTGGTCAGAAGACAGTGAGCGTGCCTCTATTTGGGGAGACTTCTATTTTCTCACTGGTAGTATTGTTATTTTGTGTGGCATTTGCAATTTTCTGGGCTGCTACAAGACAGGAGTCATATTCATGGATTGGCCAAGATATTCTTGTAAGTGTTATTTTTAGTACCTGGAGGATAGgtctttctattattatttcagTTTCTAAATTCAATCTTGCACTGTTAGAGATGCTTAGAATAGGAAATTTCCTTCTTTCCCAAAGCTTGTCCCTGAATACTGACTGCCTTTGGAAATCGGGAACGTTGTATGAAGAACTGCAGTAGAAGTTGCTATGGCTTTAAGTCTTGGTCTTTCTTAGTGTTTATTTGTGGACAATTCCTATTTCATTTATCTGCTCAAATAACTACACACAAACTGTCGCATCCATATGTATTTATGTTAGAGAAATGACAAAACATATTATTGGTATAACAAGTCCTCTAGCTTATGAATGGTGTAACTATCAAGTagtttattatgttaacaagaAGCTATCCGTTTGACCATAGTTAACTACCCTAGTGGTTGGTAGTTCataaactattaatatttttactaatatttctttttaatttcctcTATTCCTAATCTTTATATTAGGTTTTGtcaaatcattaataatatttgtttaatttgcaCATAATGGTCAAATACCGAATTGGGATCTTGGTTGGTTCCGTATTGTGCTTTTTCAGATGTCAATCTAAAAGCTTGTTTATGTCAATTATGTTTGAAACCATTAGCTGATGATGATAAAATGTGTGATCTTTCATTGTGTGCTATACACTTGAACTTTTACTTTGTTCTTCACAGGGCATCTGTTTGATGATAACAGTCTTGCAGTTGGCTCGATTACCTAATATTAAGGTATTCATGGATTCTTTATCTCTACAATCAATTTGTCTTGTATATTAAAACAGCTCTAAGAATTTCTTGTGCATGATATTATAGGTTGCAACGGTACTCCTATGTTGTGCCTTTGTCTATGACATTTTTTGGGTATTCATATCTCCAGTGATATTCCACGAGAGTGTTATGATTGCAGTAAGTATTTACTATCCTACTATAGTACTTTAACTTCTATTGTCTCAGCCACGTTAGGATCTTTAAAGGTAGAGTAATGTAAgtacttattttcttttactagataaaaagaaaagtttcatagaaggaagaagagaaattaAGGCATTAAGTTACAGGATACATAATCTTCTGAAGCATGTCAAGAgaaaaagtctgaacagaaaaATTCAACGACCACTAGCTGAttaatctctttctctctctctctctctctcttatatgtgtgtgtgtgtgtattataACTGTGAACATGGAATTTAGGAGTGATTCagtaaaaaactaaattcaccGAACTTATCTATGCTCAATTGTTTATCTATTTGGCATTATGGTGCTTTTCGGATTGGAGCTTTGGAAGAAAATTAGGAAATTCTAGACCTTGCACTAAAGTGTTCATATTCAATGTGGGCAAGGTAAAAGTATGTACTTTTGGGAAAGTAATTGATTTGTGTGGATGCTCTTTGGATGGACGAAACCTTGCAGAGGTGATACATGCTTATTTGCTGGAGCATGAATGGAGGGAAATGGTAGATGGTTGGTACATGATGGTGAGTTCTGCAACTGGTTTGGGATGCAATTCTGAAGTTGTAACatctcttatatttattttttgttcttgtgcCGCACTCATGTGCTTCTGCTTCAACAGACATTGGGATTGTACAGATCTAGTGCTCGCAGGCTAGCCGAAAAAAAGGAAGGTTACACTGCAAAAAGATTCAGCATGCCAAGTGATAAACAAAAGGGATGTGTACTGCTGAAATGGGTTAAACTCATCTGTGTTACGGAGAAGATATGGAGAAGATAGTTACACTGTGAATGCACAAGTATCATCATATgtttaagtattatttaaaactaaaaaggaGGGCTGCATATAGCCTTCATAACAAATTTACACAGCCTCTGGTGGAAGTTAACTATAAATGGGGCTACACAAGAGTTGACTAACACAGATAATATATAGTAAACAATAAATTAGCTATCCTATGAAcacttgtattatttttctctctgtAATGTTGCTTTATCAAAAAGGAAGCGATAATTGTtctgttttctaaattttttatactctTACATGGGCTTAATTTCTAGGTTGCTCGAGGTGATAAGGCAGGTGGAGAGGCAATTCCAATGCTTTTAAGATTTCCTCGTCTTTTTGATCCCTGGGGAGGTTATGACATGATTGGATTTGGGGATATTCTCTTTCCTGGGTTGCTTGTTTCCTTTGCTCATAGGTACTCAATTCCTTATTTAGTCAACATTATATCTAAATGCAAGATTTGCAAAATTGAAGATGTACATTTGAATGAATACTGTCTATTTTTGCTCCCACAGAAAACAGAAACCAAAGAATAATGGCTATTTATTGAGTAACTTTGGTGTTTCTTAGCTCCGTAATTTCTCTTCGCCCTATTTGCATTCCCCTGGGGAAGCTACTGTTTGGTTAAGTGAATCGTAGGCTTTGGAACTTGTACTCAGTAAATTACGTACTTGATATTTGCAATTTGATTGCACTTTGTCTGCCTCTGATAACTAATCCTGTTATGAATATCAAAATCTAATCCAGTATTTCATGAAAATACATAGCATATTGGCAAATACTGCCACTTTTTATGCAAGAAGATTCAGCAAGGTCTTATCATTGCTTAATACATGCAAACTTTTGACCTATGTACATACATCTTTACCAAGGTCCTTAAAGGGAACAGAACAAATTCCAGTTATCACAAGTTTAGCACAATTTATGTGCATGCTCTAGCTTTCTTGGGCTTGCAGAACATCGGaaagttcattttaatattacttgaaattaataaagattttttttatactgttATGATGTTAAACGGTTTGATTGTGTTGCTTAGGCTTTTTGGGGTTAAAAATACTAACTTATCAAACATGGGCAAAATGCCACAACTTCTCAGGAGTAAAATCCTATTAAATTTCATGACCTTAAAAGCCTCCTGTCCTTTGTTTTGAGTTTCATGCATATTCCTGATGATCTGATGTCTCTTGGAGaattcttttctttataaaatttgcGTTAGGtgacttatttatttatgtacttcatagaaaaaaaatgccGTTTTAACATATGTATTCTGTATTTGGGTTGTCATAGATTTGACAAAGATAATGGGAGGGGAGCATCAAATGGATATTTTCTTTGGCTGGTAATTGGATATGGCATTGGTAAGTTTGTTTCATGTTTATATTGAAAGACTCGTTAATTTATATCAGAACTCTGGTTAAAACTGCGTTGCTTCTGTTTTACTCGTCTACATTCAATTCAATGCCAAGTATTTCTGGGATTTAAGTATTGTGATTAGAGTTCAGAATTTAAGGTTTGTCATACACTGCTTGAAACTGAAGCAGACCTGAAATAACTTGCATATGCTTCCAGTCACAAGAATCTAAAATAAGTTACGAATGCTGAAGATCCAAATTTATTTGTCATATCACAACCTAGTTTCAATGCTACTATATCATGACAGATGATCCTTTTCTGTTTTAGGCCTCGTTTTCACATATTTGGGGCTATATCTTATGAACGGAAATGGACAACCTGCTCTTCTCTACCTTGTTCCTTGTACACTAGGTAACTAGTTTTGTGCTGAAATTAGATGCGTAGCTCAACATTTAAGTTGTTAAATCTGTCTGATTGCAATTGTTGTCTAATTAAATGAACAGGTGTCACTGTCATATTGGGATGTATAAGAGGTGAGTTGAAGAACCTTTGGAATTATGGCACTGACCCATCATTGTCAACAGATCATTCTGAAGTTTAAatgatttcataattaattaatcttttgagGATTGAAGAAATTGAACTGCAACTTCGGAAATGTTCTCAGCATCTCAATAATGATATGGAATGAATGCCGAGGTTAGGGAAAACAGCAGGTGTACAGTACAGGCTCGTAACTATTTTCTGTATTAACGATTGAGTGCATTTTATATATGACTGCTTCATAGTTCACTTGTAAAAGGAATGATAAGCAGATAGAAAAGTAGGTATATAAAATTAACCATCATATCGTCCTTGGCATGCCAGTGAACTTTAACCTTTCCAACTGCCGCGGTGATACGAAATTGAACTGATGCTAATAATCATTTCTCATTCCTTGTTCTGTTGTCTGTCAGTTCCTCAATAAACTAACGATGCATGCATTGACGAGGTAGATGGGTTACATTATCAGggtaattttaaattcttttaactcAATTTATCCATGTGCAATTTTGAGCCGAATTAAGGCGCAATAGAAAAgcaatattcttttatttacttttttttttatacttatatgattatgatatttCACTTCTGTGAATCTGAAAATGATCCATGATTATTGTCAAATGAAATATTACAACGTTACAAGGTACATTTTGAAGTattctttatactttttaagCTCCAGCAATTCAACATTATATAACATATGACAGCtgtatttttgttgttgttgtacaATTGTGTTCTAAAGGAATATCTTAGAAAAAACTATTTACATAGTAATTGTTTACaatagaaattttttaattataaaatgttttgataTTTGAAAGTTATTTCAGGTTTCCAaactatatatatgtatagtCACTCGACACACCCGTTCTAGTGTGCGCTTTGGCCTCTTTGATCTGGATCCCGTTAATAATACTAATATGTTTATTTCtcaaattacatttaattatgaTCAATAAATTACACTTTAAAAATGggtaaactaaaataattataaccagtaattcaaattaaaaccttatatatttttaatttttcaaaataactacTGTTTAATAAGTTCAAAAGAAACCGTGTTTGTATGTACATTTCATTTTCACCATGGTTAAAATATgccaatttataaaaaatgtataaaacctaaaattgttcttatatatatatatatatggcagTGCgggaaattttaaattaaaactacaaAATCAAGTCATGCATTTGTCCATTTAATTTATATGGCAGAGTATTCTCCAAACCTAAAATGGTAAACGATTATTACTAATGAAATTAAACATTCTGGTTGTGGAAAATCACATGTTGGCTTATTGGGTCTACTTTGAGGGAAAAAACCAAGGACTTCAAGTTTTATTTCCATATATCCCtcaataattgattttttttctatagaTACTGAAGACATAATTCTATatccataaatttattttcttttttagaaattattgtttcaatttatgCATTAATTGTTACTGTTGATATTTCATGATTTAAATATGTCACACAGGTTAATTATGAACAAATAATGAGATTTCATTGACACATTCTATTAATTTCAAGACTATAAATGAATTAGCTGCTTCTGGTTAGGATCAAATGGTGAATCTAGAAAAAGACAAGTTATCCGTTTTCTTAGTGATCAAATGGTGCTTACTGTTCTTAAATTCCCATTCCATTTCGCTGATAATTTGAAGATACAGCAGTTGTTGTTAGCAATGAGATGACGTGTGAGTGTGAGTGGTAGAAAAGTTTGGATGGAGTAAAACATTTGTTgctaacaataaaaaaaagtttggatCTCTTTTGGTACACTCACCTCTGGAAACCTCAGCTTCTTTGCCACCCATATTCTGCCAACAACATCGTCACATGTCTTTGTTTGTAGTGACCACATTAAAAATTTCAACTCTCTTATTGCTGCTGGTCCTACCACTACACACTCACGGGTTCCTTCTATGCAGACACCACACACTTTCTCACTATAAAATATTGTCCCTCTTCCCTTCCCAATCCCAATCATCAAACAATTCCAAATGCTTTAATTTCTTagaaccttcttcttcttcttcttcttcttcactcttctctttttcatccATGGATCActttctcattcttcttctttttctaacaTCTCTCTTCGCTTCCCCCGTCCTTCTCATTGCTCAAACCCCAACTCCAATTATCTCTCATATCACTGTAGTAGGCGCTGTTTATTGTGATACCTGCTCCACCACTACTTTTTCTAAACAGAGCTACTTCTTGCAAGGTAAGGAAACTAATCAATCAGACCAGTAGATGAGTTGTAATTTTGCAATTTTGCAATGCACTGTTTCATTGATTTgttctaattaattaatctaTTAATCAGGTGTAGAAGTTCACATACAGTGCAGATTTAGAGCTACCTCACCAAAAACTAACGAGCAGATAAGCTTCTCGGTGAACAGAACCACAGACCAAAATGGAGTTTACAAGTTGGAGATACCATCGGTGGATGGAGTTAACTGCATGGATGGTTCAGCAATTGTGTCTCTGTGCCAAGCATCTTTGATAAGTAGTTCCACTTCCACTTGCAATGTTCCCATGCTCAAGAGCACAACACGCGAGATATCAGTGAAATCAAAACAAGACAACATGTGTGTGTACACCTTGAGTGGTCTCAGTTTCAAGCCACCTCAAAAGAACAGTACCTTGTGTGGACATCAGAATGAGAAACTGTCATCGGAAAAATCTCTGAACCCCTCTGAGTTCTTCTTCCCTTGGCCGCCGCAGCTACCACCTTTTCCATCCTTTCCTTTTCCTCCATTGCCATTTCCAACCTCACCACCAATCCCATATCTGCCTTTCCCTTTCCCACAATATCCACCAACCCCATCTGCATTTTCTCCACCTGCATTCAATTTAGGGGATCCTTCCACTTGGATCCCTCATATTCTTCCCTCACCTCCTCCTAATATACCATAACATtgttggatagaaatgagaaacaaaaacattaagaTGAAAGACCAGGTTTTTGACAGAGAATGGTATCAATCTTCTTCGATTTACCGAGATACCAAACTCCTTAGAACTTTctacctttttattttctttatttatttctgtaTGGAAACATGTGATTCGGCGGTCAACAAGAACATGATATACAAACTACAGTGGAATTCGGTAATTAAACTTTATTGGGTGGTAATGCAACCATCGTCTGTGTTATCTTGTCCGGCTCACGTGTATGCTGTGCTGTTCACTCAAAAGTGAAGCATGTCACAGCGAGAATAATATGTGGACTGATGATCACAGAAAAAGGGACCATAAGATTTTACTTCAATCAAGACATGTTGGTTCCTGGTGTAGCAACTTGATATCctgttttgtttaattaatttatgtaaagaTATAATGTCATGGTTAATTCTTGAAAATTTTCGTTTCAgtaacagaaaaacaaaaatcgaGGAGTTTGTGTTTTTTCCAGGCCGAGTAACTAATGATGTTGATTGTACATctcataatatttgaatatattgaTGATCTTAGGTTACCTCTACTAACCTATGATAATCTCATGCTACAGATTTCTGTGAAAACAGAATTTTTAAGGTAGTTAAGGTTACGGGCCAAAAACTATACAAACACAGAGTTGCATTATATGTCAAAATTGTGTTATCACCATTGTATATAGCTTTTAGTTTAGAATTAAATGTTTGATGTTAGGTTTATCGGAGACATTAACGACGTGAGTCCAACAAATATAACCTTCCATATTGGTATTCTTCTCTTTTAGGAATGTATTGAGCTCTCATATCATTCCTTAGATTTATCtaaaaaagatttattaaaaaaatacaagactAACGAAACCTGagttaaatcatataaaaaattaacattatttttttatacaaaatctTGAGTTTTCTTCCTTATAAGCTattcactttttcatttctaactAATACGATATTTCACATGGATTCATTCTCAACATTTGATCCTATAAGAATTACAAAACTAAGTCTGGCAAACATAATCTACCCCCAAACATCAATTTATATTTCCAAATTCTAAGTTTCCTATGAAATTTCTATGTGATAGTTTTCCGTGTCACCATCTTCTTGGGACCTATTCCAATAAGTAATCCCAAGTATACAAGCATATGTCGTCCTCTATCATTTTTGAAACCTTACTCGacatcttttatgttttaattcttcttctttcgtATATGCTAGATTTGACATCTTTGTCTTTTCCTTGTCTGTAGGAAACCTGGTATAATATTCAGAAACTTAATGACCAAAattatgacatattttaccttatatttgtttttaccTTGAGCTTGCTCATTATGGCTTCAGATTTTGTTGTCCAAAGCACATTGTTTCTCTCGTCCTTTCCCTCTACCTCCATGTCCTCTACCATTATTGTATTACTATAAGCTTTCAATACCTGCTTCCCAGCTTctgattgtttaattttttggtTCTTGCACCAATCATCAAGTGAAAGATCATCAATATCTTTGATACTCAAGATCAAAGTATCTTTTCAACAACAATGATTTTTTCAACCTTATCACCATATGTGCGCATTTTATTCACAAATGTCATAAAAATTGCAAAGTATTGATTCTCCATTCGTCATTTAAAGTTGCAGTCTCTTTCCTCTTGCGTTTACTTGATACTTCTCTTTTATTAAATCTCAAATATCCTTGAAAATAGTTTTCTGAATATACTGATCAATggcttaaataaatatatttttaattttgaaatgtttaaaCTTTAGTTCATTTAGTTACTTATTAAGTACTTCTTGGATCTTAGATAATTTTTCATCAACATACATCAATGATTATACTTGAcatcaaaataaagaattagaatataaaaaaatcccCATAtgataaaacaacaaataaatataagtttatatatacataaaataaaaagccTTTTGAATTGTTCCATAAGCAAAAGAGAAACTCTATTTTTCTAATCATTAAACTgacttaatttattaaattaaaacaaattgaataagCTTTTCTAACCTTATTATCGTAATCACCATccataaattattcttaacacaagaaatcaaaatcttgatcaattgtttttatttcctgatattattttgataacattCTTAGTGAACATCATTGGAGCTATACTACCGAGTTGTTTGAATTGACCCCGTCCATAATCACTCTTACACAAATAAGTTTATTAATCCACATTTTATCGAAGTTTAGAATAAATATAGTTGTTAATTCATGAGCATCAGTATTTCATTCCCttgtaataaaaacaaatctaatGTTCTGGATTATCAAAGAGGATACAAAATTGccataatgataaaattaaaagaaagaaagaaaaaaagttatggaTTCGACTTATTAATATAGATggatttagttttataaaatttaattaattagattattcaatatttcattatttggtTTTTAAGAAATAATCCAAATTTCACTTAAACTCGGTTTATACTTTGATAAGTTAGTTTTAACCCAAGTTTAATTACAAGTTAAAAAACATGCAAACCTAGCTATGTGATTCATTAGGattttttaattgttgcattacatatgtgattatattataagtttaaaaaaataatcagtaACTTTTGTCtctttatttttccaaaatgtTGGTTTGAACTCGTCATGAGTGTGGAAAACTTCACTACGCAATGCATTGATAAtcagtttaaatatatatatatatatatatatatatgtatgtattgaactatatttttattttcaagttatCTAAACAATccttaaaactaaattaaaaaaaaaatctaaaagtcAGTATTAAATATATGCTATCGatcaaaatttagtttttcaaatgaatagtattttattttcatattttaaagctgattttattgtttttctacCCTATTGAGTCGTGAATtcaattagattttttattaacattaaatgTCACCTAATACAGAGATCAAAGtcttacaatttaaaaaatataaaaattttaagcaAATAAAGCTTAAAAATCACAAGTCAACACTTCAGTTTCACAACATATTGTAAATCTAAATATGTGTCCTATGTTGGACGTGGACGTAAAGgacaaataaaagttttataatttaaaaatacgaGAAGtcaaaatggaagaaataaaaaaatagaaaaataaaattagtatgtataatttttttttaaaaaaaattgagaacgAAAATAACAGGTAAAAAATTGGAATTGATGGAAACAATTAATGTACAGGTGGGATGGTTTAGAGCGAAGAAGGATATATTAGTAGACATATTTACATGATTGCACGTTTTATAATcttatcttaataataaaataacaagtaTTAAGAACTATCCTTAATCTTAATATTAATCTTAATCTCATATATCTATATCACGTCTCcctcaatttaaattatttaacacaCACTTACAAATGTAAAAAACTTATGATTAAAATACTACACACACTCACTAATATGCTTTATGCAACTACGCTTATTTTAAACATACCTAAATCTCATACGTCatgtaaaatcaataattaCCAGTCAAATTAATATTGTATTGGTCTCTATAATTTGAATGCATGTTggtcatattatattttaaatattattcacaattcttaaataaaactatcatttctcttttatattaGCTATTTTTAGATATACTTTAAAGTGATTAATcctgtaatatatatttttatttaaaattaaattatacaagtTTTTATATgatcataaatatttaacatatatttttatattctgcATATTAATATTGTTACTAACATCAGATGTGACTTTTCAATCGTCAACATCAGAAATGGTGTACAAATTAAGTCCACTATCgtcataatcataatcataatcgCAATTAAGCTCTGAAAAAGTCAAAAGTTTTGTGCTGTACctcttattaaataaaaatatatattaattggggcgaaactaaatattattattattattattatttatacgtCAAAGCTtcagaaaaatacaaaatgaatttGACCTTCTTATCTCTGTTCCACCGCCCAATacagttttcttttaatatcaTCAAAtgctaatattaatatttattataattattattatttttttagctcGAGTACTTCGTTATAACATCAATGCGACCACTAAAAGtcctaaaattatataataaataacattaatatattgaatttaattcttCAGAAAATATAGTACTTAATGTACTTCAACGTTGAATTTCATCACTGtgataatattttctaattgaAAATCCAATGGAACCTATGTATACTCCATTAATTAGTTGTAGTAGACACAGTCCATACGAAAGAAAagtgtattttaaaatactattagaCACAGTCCACACTGAAAAATATctctttttatttgtctttatttcaatacaaatttaatttaattctatttttttctttcatttttttattaacatttcatTACATATTAGGGTAACTATGActtgtattatattatactttattcCTGTTTGACAACACTAATATATTCGAATAAtctttttagtggtttttacgCTTTATATGGTAGAAAATGAGTGTAAATGATGACTAAATTGATTACAGATAACGAATATATAACTCTACAGAcagatttataataaaagaaatgtaaaaggaaaagacaaaaaatattttaccttcGAGGTgggaattaaaattatatatgttagacaaaaagaaaataaaaataaagaattaaatttctTTCTAGTTGACCcatgaaaagaatgaaatttaCAGCAATAATGAGTGgggtttagaaaaaaaaaagagatgaacagtaataattgattatatttaatttgaaaaatgttgGTTGCACACAGATTAACAGTGCAAGGCAATGCAAGGCGTAGGCCACTAATTGTGGtatatgtatattataaatattcaaaatatttcaaaatatcttaaagaaacctttttcactaattgtggtatatgtatattataatattttttttataataaataagtaataagtgttaaaaacattattaaaatgaacttaggtatataaaaattaatttagagagAATAGAAAATTTAAGATTTGACTTTAACTGCTTTCCATCAAAATTCTAGCATCATGAAATAGATCCATCTCAGCCCCATATAATGCAAATGCAAGACAAATGACAATGGTTAGTTTTCAGaaacatatataaatgataatttgatctaactatatattatatttctgatttttataCAGATGTTATGACTCCATAAAGAATGATAAtaagattttgatattaaattttttttatttatttaataagcATATTAAGGTTTCATTATTATCTCCAAAATAGGTAAATAAAAGTATTGTATTCGTAGAAAACtataacttaaattaattaaaaatccctACTTAAATAGTATGTGTAGTTTTTCTTTGATCATAAACCACTatgtgaaataataataataataaagtagcATTTgaaattaactaaataatatatatttatattattaaaaataacacccaatcttaattatttatgagTACcgtttttctataaaattttttatataatgtgattctaaaataactttataacaATTTCTTATTAAAAGTATGCataagaatatttattaaatgctTATTTCTcatacaaataacaaatatttcaacAATACACGtgatattttaatcaattaatgtgTTCATAttcatatcaacaaataaatattcatgTTTGTAAGATGAAAATAGAtgttctaataaattttagtatattgAGTAATTTAATCacaattaactttaaaatattgaagGTACGATTTTCTCAATTGTTTTCACAATTCAGTTTTTAAGAATAAacaaatcaatataataaaacaatgtacaatttttaaaatgattttagttGATAAGCAATTCTAAAGATCCcttttcaagtttttctttAGAATATCAGATAAAGAATTATAGTTATTGCATAGATGCAAACATTATGAGTATAAGAGATTACTAATATAAGATATAAGATAATTAACAACAGACCTATTATAATCAAGAAgcaaaaaacacatttaatttcaaaatagtgATACATGCTAATATGTGTATAAATCATCAATAGTAATTAACAAGAAAGTTGTTTATTGCTGGTTCTGATCTCTTAAAGAAGCGTGATACTGTGGATACTACAATAAagatatagatatatagatatacaagatgattttatttaatatgatgaAGAACGGAAAAGATAGAGAAGAGATTGAAGGGGTGATCGATTACAGTATTATTGTTGAGAAGAGGTTTACGGCTTGACGGAGGAAGAACGAAGAAGGCGATAAGCGGAGGGAGAGCGGTTAAGACAGACACAGCCAGCAGAAGCTTTACGAGTTAGTCTATGTTGCTCCTCTTGTTCTTCACGAGAATACTCCATTTCCATCAACACCTTGTAAAAGAT
Coding sequences within:
- the LOC106758640 gene encoding uncharacterized protein LOC106758640, which translates into the protein MSLFVVTTLKISTLLLLLVLPLHTHGFLLCRHHTLSHYKILSLFPSQSQSSNNSKCFNFLEPSSSSSSSSLFSFSSMDHFLILLLFLTSLFASPVLLIAQTPTPIISHITVVGAVYCDTCSTTTFSKQSYFLQGVEVHIQCRFRATSPKTNEQISFSVNRTTDQNGVYKLEIPSVDGVNCMDGSAIVSLCQASLISSSTSTCNVPMLKSTTREISVKSKQDNMCVYTLSGLSFKPPQKNSTLCGHQNEKLSSEKSLNPSEFFFPWPPQLPPFPSFPFPPLPFPTSPPIPYLPFPFPQYPPTPSAFSPPAFNLGDPSTWIPHILPSPPPNIP